The following proteins come from a genomic window of Flavobacterium crocinum:
- a CDS encoding DUF3575 domain-containing protein yields the protein MKKIFALTVLLLSVQLQSQTFVKFNGATALLAIPNIGIETSIGEKTTFSADIMASFWESFDGHHPMKFITVTPEIRYHFKEKYNGFYAGAHIGADKYELQKWNYWDSNRYEDGFGYRIGATVGYNLKLNDKFVLDFFVGGGWHQGFYHGYYNDGTPGRYEKAPNYNKSGEWLPYRGGVMISYKL from the coding sequence ATGAAAAAAATATTTGCCCTTACCGTTCTTCTTTTATCAGTTCAATTACAAAGTCAGACTTTTGTTAAATTTAACGGAGCGACTGCATTACTCGCAATTCCTAATATTGGGATCGAAACAAGTATTGGAGAAAAAACAACTTTTAGTGCAGATATAATGGCTTCTTTTTGGGAATCCTTTGATGGGCATCATCCGATGAAGTTTATCACTGTGACCCCAGAAATTCGCTATCATTTTAAAGAAAAATACAATGGTTTTTATGCCGGTGCGCATATAGGTGCAGATAAATACGAACTGCAAAAATGGAATTACTGGGATAGCAATCGTTATGAAGATGGTTTTGGTTACAGAATTGGAGCAACCGTAGGTTACAACTTAAAACTAAACGACAAATTCGTGCTTGACTTTTTTGTTGGAGGCGGATGGCACCAAGGATTCTATCACGGTTATTACAATGACGGAACGCCAGGCAGATACGAGAAAGCGCCTAATTATAATAAAAGCGGTGAATGGCTTCCATATCGAGGAGGAGTTATGATTTCTTATAAATTATAA
- the smpB gene encoding SsrA-binding protein SmpB: MLKSVNILNKRARFDYEIIDTYTAGIVLAGTEIKSIRLGKANITESFCEFSGMELFAINTYIEEYSFGNQFNHKSRSERKLLLNKKELKTLHKNVQAKGLTIVPLKLFTNEKGLAKLQIGLCRGKKNYDKRESLKEQDTKRDLDRIKKAFN, from the coding sequence ATGTTAAAATCAGTCAATATATTAAATAAAAGAGCTCGATTTGATTACGAAATAATCGATACCTATACAGCTGGAATTGTTTTAGCTGGTACCGAAATCAAATCGATACGTTTAGGAAAAGCCAATATCACAGAAAGCTTTTGCGAATTCAGTGGTATGGAGCTTTTTGCCATTAATACTTATATAGAAGAGTATTCTTTTGGAAATCAATTCAATCATAAGTCAAGAAGCGAACGAAAACTTCTTTTAAACAAAAAGGAATTGAAAACGCTTCATAAGAATGTACAGGCAAAGGGACTTACAATCGTTCCTTTGAAATTATTCACCAATGAAAAAGGTTTAGCAAAATTGCAAATTGGCCTTTGCAGAGGAAAGAAAAACTATGACAAACGAGAATCTTTAAAAGAACAAGATACCAAACGAGATTTAGATCGTATTAAAAAAGCTTTTAACTAA
- a CDS encoding Fic family protein, with protein MKSLLKNAREQKGLKTRELAQLADIDQALISKFESGTRKPTKEQVIKLSQLLEIDYETLMIAWLKEKILYEIGDDELALKALKVAEDEIKYNKTVSNLKLSTSLEKILKEIDALKEKLNSYREYDSFKIKQALELEYTFESNRIEGNTMTLRETDMVINEGLTISGKSMREHLEAINHQEAIGFIKDLINKNNSLNERDLLSIHNLVLRGIIPEDAGRYRKVQVMIQGSSHMPSQPLIVPQEMEEYFVWYEINKNKLHPIILAAEMHERLATIHPFIDGNGRTSRLIMNLILMQKGYPIANIKGDYETRMQYYQSLEIAQTKKDKEDFFLFIAQKEKESLERYISILTQ; from the coding sequence ATGAAATCACTTCTTAAAAATGCCAGAGAGCAAAAAGGTTTAAAAACTCGTGAATTGGCGCAACTTGCAGATATTGATCAGGCATTGATCAGCAAATTCGAATCAGGAACCAGAAAACCAACTAAGGAACAGGTTATTAAGCTGTCTCAGCTTTTAGAAATTGATTATGAAACTTTAATGATCGCCTGGCTTAAAGAAAAGATTCTTTATGAAATTGGCGATGATGAACTCGCCTTAAAAGCTTTAAAAGTTGCTGAAGATGAAATCAAATACAACAAAACAGTTTCAAATCTTAAATTATCTACTTCATTAGAAAAAATTCTAAAAGAAATTGATGCCTTAAAAGAAAAGTTAAATTCTTACCGCGAGTATGACAGCTTTAAAATAAAACAGGCTTTAGAATTGGAATATACTTTTGAAAGCAATCGAATTGAAGGAAATACAATGACACTTCGTGAAACAGATATGGTCATCAATGAAGGTTTGACGATCTCCGGAAAAAGCATGCGGGAACATCTTGAAGCTATAAATCATCAGGAAGCAATTGGTTTTATTAAAGATTTAATAAATAAAAACAACTCTTTAAACGAACGAGATCTTTTATCTATTCATAATCTAGTTTTACGAGGAATTATTCCCGAAGATGCAGGACGTTACAGAAAAGTTCAGGTTATGATTCAGGGAAGCAGTCACATGCCTTCACAACCTTTAATAGTTCCACAGGAAATGGAAGAATATTTTGTTTGGTATGAAATCAATAAAAACAAACTACATCCTATTATTCTAGCGGCAGAAATGCACGAACGTTTAGCTACAATTCATCCCTTTATTGATGGAAACGGAAGAACTTCGCGATTAATTATGAATTTAATTTTAATGCAAAAAGGATATCCAATTGCTAATATAAAAGGTGATTACGAAACTCGTATGCAATATTACCAGTCTTTAGAAATTGCTCAAACTAAAAAAGACAAAGAAGATTTTTTTCTGTTTATCGCTCAAAAAGAAAAAGAAAGTCTGGAAAGATATATTTCAATTCTTACCCAATAA
- a CDS encoding VF530 family protein: MQNQSKDPLHGITLQKILETLVDYYGFDTLGELIPIKCFNSNPSVKSSLTFLRKTDWARKKVEELYIKTLPKL, translated from the coding sequence ATGCAAAATCAGTCTAAAGATCCGTTACATGGAATCACGCTTCAAAAAATTTTAGAAACCTTAGTTGATTATTATGGTTTTGATACTTTGGGAGAATTAATTCCAATTAAATGTTTCAATTCAAATCCAAGTGTGAAATCAAGTCTTACTTTTTTAAGAAAAACAGATTGGGCTAGAAAGAAAGTGGAGGAACTTTATATTAAAACACTTCCTAAGTTATAA
- a CDS encoding aldose 1-epimerase family protein, whose protein sequence is MTTTISNSKLSASIKHAGAELFSIKDNQNKEYIWEGNPDFWGKHSPVLFPIVGTLKNNTYIINGKEYQLPRHGFARDMEFALLDKTENSAVFSLKSSEETLEKYPFEFELQLIYTLNENSLILKYNVVNKGNKQMPFSIGAHPAIALPGNFDDYALQFEKEEELKYYLLENDLISSKTKILETSNNVVPLNYELFKNDALIFKTLNSKSLTILKNSKPYTKVDYQNFPSLGIWTKENAPFICIEPWLGYSDTDENTGDLHQKEGILILDESKNFTAEFSITIL, encoded by the coding sequence TTGACTACAACAATCTCAAATTCAAAACTAAGCGCTTCTATCAAACATGCAGGAGCTGAGTTATTTTCTATAAAAGACAATCAAAACAAGGAATATATCTGGGAAGGAAATCCGGATTTCTGGGGTAAACACTCCCCTGTTCTTTTTCCTATTGTCGGAACATTAAAAAATAACACTTACATTATAAATGGTAAAGAATATCAATTACCAAGACATGGGTTTGCCCGTGATATGGAATTTGCATTACTAGATAAAACCGAAAACAGCGCCGTTTTTTCTTTAAAATCTTCTGAAGAAACTCTAGAAAAATATCCTTTCGAATTTGAGTTACAGCTTATTTATACTCTTAACGAAAATTCACTAATCTTAAAATACAACGTAGTTAATAAAGGCAACAAACAAATGCCTTTTTCAATTGGTGCTCACCCTGCAATCGCATTACCAGGTAATTTTGATGATTATGCGCTTCAATTTGAAAAAGAAGAAGAGCTAAAATACTATCTATTAGAAAATGATTTGATTTCTTCTAAAACTAAAATATTAGAAACAAGTAACAATGTGGTTCCTTTAAATTATGAATTGTTTAAAAACGACGCTTTGATTTTTAAAACATTAAATTCAAAATCATTAACTATCCTAAAAAACTCAAAACCTTATACAAAAGTAGACTATCAGAACTTTCCAAGTTTAGGAATCTGGACAAAAGAAAATGCACCTTTCATTTGCATTGAACCTTGGTTGGGTTATTCTGATACTGATGAAAACACAGGGGATTTACACCAAAAAGAAGGGATTTTGATTTTGGATGAAAGTAAAAATTTTACTGCTGAATTTAGCATTACAATACTTTAA
- a CDS encoding outer membrane beta-barrel protein: MKKIVTLVSIVLISLSAKAQETSQGLKGAWFATSQFGYQQTKTADAKNTTLSVLPIVGTFVTPSVAVGAGVGYINIKADSDAGTAAKTDLFVAQPLVRKYWNIAGSLYFFGQLAVPVITGKEKESELKVTQIGVSMSGGFDYFVTKNFSVEFSYDLANFTSTTIDPKTGDKTTVTNFGLAHVANVDPFYNTALAGSNPNLTSPVSVGFKFIF; this comes from the coding sequence ATGAAAAAAATTGTAACGCTGGTTAGCATCGTGCTAATTAGCTTGTCTGCTAAAGCACAAGAAACGAGTCAGGGATTAAAAGGGGCTTGGTTTGCTACTTCTCAATTTGGTTACCAACAAACAAAAACGGCAGATGCTAAAAATACCACTTTATCAGTATTGCCAATTGTCGGAACGTTTGTAACTCCATCTGTAGCTGTTGGAGCGGGAGTTGGATACATTAATATTAAAGCAGATTCTGATGCGGGCACTGCTGCTAAAACAGATTTGTTTGTTGCACAGCCTTTAGTTAGAAAGTATTGGAATATTGCAGGTTCACTTTATTTCTTCGGACAATTAGCGGTGCCGGTTATTACTGGTAAAGAGAAAGAAAGTGAATTAAAAGTAACTCAAATTGGTGTGTCTATGTCAGGAGGTTTTGATTATTTTGTAACTAAAAATTTCTCAGTTGAGTTTTCTTATGACTTAGCTAACTTCACATCGACTACAATTGATCCTAAAACGGGAGATAAAACTACAGTAACTAATTTTGGTTTGGCACACGTAGCCAATGTGGATCCGTTTTACAATACTGCTTTGGCAGGAAGTAATCCTAATCTAACTTCTCCGGTTTCGGTTGGATTTAAATTCATATTCTAA
- a CDS encoding protein-L-isoaspartate(D-aspartate) O-methyltransferase, with protein sequence MKDTAKHQGLRNQLVTTLEQKGITDKNVLDAIKKIPRHLFLNSSFEDFAYQDKAFPIGAGQTISQPYTVAFQSQLLEVQKEHKVLEIGTGSGYQTAVLFHLGAKVYTVERQKELFKQTSILFPKLNIRPKHVSFGDGYKGLPNFAPFDSIIVTAGAPFIPQPLMAQLKIGGRLVIPLGEDVQIMTLLIRKNETQFEKHEFGEFRFVPLLEDKN encoded by the coding sequence TTGAAAGACACTGCCAAACATCAAGGACTTCGTAATCAATTAGTAACTACTTTAGAGCAAAAAGGAATTACTGATAAAAACGTTCTGGATGCGATAAAAAAAATCCCAAGACACCTTTTTTTGAATTCTAGTTTTGAAGATTTCGCTTATCAGGATAAGGCTTTTCCTATTGGTGCAGGCCAAACTATTTCGCAACCTTACACTGTTGCTTTCCAATCTCAGCTTTTAGAAGTGCAGAAAGAACATAAAGTTTTGGAAATTGGAACGGGTTCTGGATATCAAACTGCCGTTTTGTTTCATCTTGGAGCAAAAGTTTATACGGTAGAAAGACAAAAGGAATTGTTTAAACAGACTTCTATTTTGTTTCCGAAATTAAATATCCGTCCAAAACATGTTTCTTTTGGAGACGGTTATAAAGGTCTTCCAAATTTTGCGCCTTTTGACAGCATAATAGTTACAGCGGGTGCGCCTTTTATTCCACAGCCATTAATGGCACAATTGAAAATAGGAGGAAGACTCGTTATTCCATTGGGAGAAGATGTTCAGATTATGACTTTGTTAATTAGAAAAAATGAAACGCAATTCGAAAAACATGAGTTTGGAGAGTTTCGATTTGTTCCTTTGTTAGAAGATAAAAACTAA
- a CDS encoding GNAT family N-acetyltransferase — MLEFNFSPFPIIETERLILNKITEEDLNEIFALRSNPEIMKYIPRPLAKNTDDALEHIKIIKEAIDTNKGINWAIRLKDDPKLFGFIGFYRLQPENYRAEIGYMILPEFHGKGFVPEAVKRLTKYGFEELKLHSIEAVIDPENYASEKVLQKCGFVKEAHFKESDFYDGKFLDKVIYSLLNN; from the coding sequence ATGTTAGAATTTAATTTTTCTCCATTTCCCATTATCGAAACTGAGCGTTTGATATTAAACAAAATTACAGAAGAAGACCTAAACGAAATTTTCGCATTACGTTCTAATCCTGAGATAATGAAATATATTCCAAGGCCACTGGCAAAAAATACTGATGATGCATTGGAGCATATTAAAATAATAAAAGAGGCAATCGATACCAACAAAGGAATTAACTGGGCAATAAGACTTAAAGATGATCCAAAATTATTTGGATTCATAGGATTTTACAGATTACAACCGGAAAACTATAGAGCTGAAATTGGCTATATGATTTTACCTGAATTTCATGGAAAAGGATTTGTTCCTGAGGCAGTAAAGAGGCTTACTAAATATGGCTTTGAAGAACTAAAACTTCACTCAATTGAAGCCGTAATAGACCCTGAAAATTATGCTTCTGAAAAAGTTTTACAAAAATGCGGTTTTGTTAAAGAAGCTCATTTTAAAGAATCTGATTTCTATGATGGTAAATTTCTGGACAAAGTAATCTACTCATTGTTAAACAACTAA